One window from the genome of Pempheris klunzingeri isolate RE-2024b chromosome 7, fPemKlu1.hap1, whole genome shotgun sequence encodes:
- the mrpl41 gene encoding large ribosomal subunit protein mL41 has translation MGVLSTLMRGLLRGADRMAEFTSKRGSRTHNKGRGARPTGQRLSSRKFVAIRAMIPEFVVPNLEGFKLKPYVSYKSPRGTEPPLTAQSLFAEAVAPQIKKDFEEGTFSKDQLEKYGFDPRQEGKLFKLYPKNYVR, from the coding sequence ATGGGTGTGTTATCCACGCTGATGCGGGGTCTGCTGAGAGGAGCGGACAGGATGGCGGAGTTCACCAGCAAGCGTGGATCAAGGACTCATAACAAAGGCAGGGGCGCGAGGCCCACTGGACAGAGGCTCTCCAGCAGGAAGTTTGTGGCAATCCGGGCCATGATTCCTGAGTTTGTGGTGCCTAACTTGGAGGGATTCAAACTCAAACCCTACGTCTCTTATAAGTCCCCCAGAGGAACCGAGCCTCCACTGACGGCACAGAGTCTGTTTGCCGAGGCTGTGGCCCCTCAGATCAAGAAAGACTTTGAAGAGGGCACTTTCAGCAAAGACCAGCTGGAGAAATATGGATTTGATCCCAGGCAGGAGGGGAAGCTCTTCAAGCTTTATCCCAAGAACTATGTGCGTTAA